In Vibrio sp. JC009, a single window of DNA contains:
- the cysD gene encoding sulfate adenylyltransferase subunit CysD: protein MDKNRLTHLKALEAESIQIMREVAAEFDNPVMLYSIGKDSSVLLHLARKAFYPGKIPFPLMHVDTNWKFKEMIEFRDRLAKEYGFDLLVHKNPRGMEMDINPFVHGSAKHTDIMKTEGLKQALDKYGFDAAFGGARRDEEKSRAKERVYSFRDKNHRWDPKNQRPELWNVYNSKVEKGESIRVFPLSNWTELDIWQYIYLENIEIVPLYLAEKRPVVERDGALIMVDDERMPLEEGEVPEMKMVRFRTLGCYPLTGAVESEAQTLPEVIQEMLLSTTSERQGRVIDHDSAGSMEKKKMEGYF, encoded by the coding sequence ATGGATAAAAACAGATTAACTCATTTAAAAGCGTTGGAAGCTGAATCTATTCAGATTATGCGTGAGGTGGCGGCGGAGTTTGATAATCCGGTAATGCTTTATTCAATTGGTAAGGACTCTTCTGTTCTGCTTCATTTGGCGCGTAAGGCTTTTTACCCTGGGAAAATTCCTTTCCCTTTGATGCATGTGGACACTAACTGGAAATTTAAAGAGATGATTGAGTTTCGTGATCGTCTGGCTAAAGAGTACGGCTTTGACTTACTTGTTCATAAAAACCCTCGTGGTATGGAAATGGATATCAACCCGTTTGTTCATGGTAGTGCTAAGCATACTGATATCATGAAAACGGAAGGTTTAAAGCAAGCTTTGGACAAGTACGGTTTTGATGCTGCCTTCGGTGGTGCTCGTCGTGATGAAGAAAAGTCTCGTGCGAAAGAGCGCGTATATTCTTTCCGTGACAAAAACCATCGCTGGGACCCAAAAAACCAGCGTCCTGAGCTGTGGAATGTTTATAACTCAAAAGTAGAAAAGGGTGAGAGTATTCGCGTGTTCCCTCTGTCTAACTGGACAGAGCTGGACATCTGGCAGTACATCTACCTGGAGAATATAGAGATTGTACCTCTGTACCTTGCAGAAAAGCGCCCTGTGGTTGAACGCGATGGTGCTTTGATCATGGTTGATGACGAGCGTATGCCATTAGAAGAAGGTGAAGTACCAGAAATGAAAATGGTACGATTCAGAACTCTTGGCTGTTACCCGCTAACCGGTGCTGTTGAATCTGAAGCGCAGACTCTGCCTGAAGTTATTCAGGAAATGCTGCTATCTACCACTTCTGAGCGCCAGGGGCGTGTTATAGACCATGATTCTGCGGGGTCTATGGAGAAGAAGAAGATGGAGGGTTATTTCTAA
- a CDS encoding four helix bundle protein, whose protein sequence is MNFEKLDVWKMSARLSADLYKATSELRDFGFRDQLTRAGLSVPSNIAEGMTRSSNKEKRRFLEIARSSVAEVRTQIYIGIEIKYLPLTDAKKWISDTQRISRMLTGLIKSVEPD, encoded by the coding sequence ATGAATTTTGAGAAATTGGATGTTTGGAAGATGTCTGCTCGGTTATCAGCGGATTTGTATAAAGCGACATCGGAGCTTAGAGATTTTGGTTTTCGTGATCAGCTGACACGAGCAGGGCTATCTGTTCCCAGCAATATCGCCGAAGGCATGACAAGAAGTAGCAATAAAGAAAAACGCCGATTTTTAGAAATTGCGCGCTCTTCGGTAGCGGAAGTAAGAACGCAAATTTATATCGGCATCGAAATAAAATACTTACCTTTGACTGATGCTAAAAAGTGGATCTCAGATACACAAAGAATCTCCCGAATGCTAACGGGATTAATCAAATCAGTCGAACCTGACTAG
- the cysN gene encoding sulfate adenylyltransferase subunit CysN, with product MSHSSNLIASDIQEYLKVHENKDMLRFLTCGSVDDGKSTLIGRLLYDSKMIFEDQMSAIEKDSKRFNTTDEEFDLALLVDGLQSEREQGITIDVAYRYFSTEQRKFIIADTPGHEQYTRNMATGASTCDLAIILIDARHGVQVQTRRHSYICSLLGIKHIIVAVNKMDIVDYDQEVYKKIKDDYREFAKDLAFDDVRFVPISALKGDNVVNESENMTWYPGSPLMKLLNSVNIRRDSFQSFRFPVQYVNRPNLDFRGFAGTIAAGDVRVGDTVVALPSGKESKVESIVTFDGNLESASADMAVTITLEDEIDISRGDMLVRPHEKPESSELVEADVVWMTEEPMHLDRQYEIKLGTKSVFGEAQAINYKVNVNTMEHEEAQKLELNEIGSCQFKFTEEVQFDAYTENRHTGAFIIIDRLTNVTVGAGMICQSLESGLISAKAPEEYSEFELELNALVCKHFPHWGAKKL from the coding sequence GTGTCACACTCATCAAACCTAATAGCCTCAGATATCCAAGAATATCTGAAAGTTCACGAAAACAAAGACATGTTACGTTTCCTTACTTGCGGTAGCGTGGATGATGGTAAATCTACTCTGATTGGTCGCCTTCTATACGATAGTAAGATGATTTTTGAAGATCAGATGTCAGCTATTGAGAAAGACTCCAAACGTTTTAATACAACTGATGAAGAGTTTGACTTAGCATTGCTAGTTGATGGCCTTCAGTCTGAGCGGGAGCAGGGGATCACTATTGATGTTGCTTACCGTTATTTCTCGACAGAGCAGCGTAAGTTTATTATTGCGGATACTCCGGGACATGAGCAGTATACGCGTAATATGGCAACGGGCGCATCTACCTGTGACCTTGCTATTATTCTGATTGATGCGCGCCATGGTGTGCAGGTTCAGACTCGTCGCCACAGCTATATCTGTTCTCTTCTTGGTATTAAGCACATTATTGTTGCTGTAAACAAAATGGATATCGTGGATTACGATCAAGAAGTCTATAAAAAGATTAAAGATGACTATCGTGAGTTTGCGAAAGATCTTGCCTTTGATGATGTTCGTTTTGTGCCTATCTCAGCTTTGAAAGGGGATAACGTAGTAAACGAAAGCGAGAATATGACCTGGTATCCTGGCTCTCCTTTAATGAAGCTTCTGAACTCTGTGAATATTCGTCGCGATAGTTTCCAGTCTTTCCGCTTCCCTGTTCAGTATGTTAACCGTCCGAACCTGGATTTCCGTGGGTTTGCAGGCACGATTGCTGCGGGTGATGTTCGTGTAGGAGATACCGTTGTTGCGCTCCCGTCTGGCAAAGAAAGCAAGGTTGAATCGATTGTTACATTTGATGGTAACCTTGAGTCGGCATCAGCTGATATGGCAGTAACCATTACTCTGGAAGATGAGATTGATATCAGCCGTGGTGATATGCTGGTTCGTCCACATGAGAAGCCAGAATCCAGTGAGTTGGTAGAAGCTGATGTTGTATGGATGACCGAAGAGCCAATGCACCTTGACCGCCAGTATGAGATTAAGCTTGGTACTAAATCTGTATTTGGTGAAGCTCAGGCAATTAACTACAAAGTTAATGTAAACACCATGGAGCATGAAGAGGCTCAGAAGCTAGAACTGAACGAAATCGGTAGCTGCCAGTTTAAGTTTACTGAAGAAGTTCAGTTTGATGCTTACACAGAAAATCGCCACACGGGTGCATTCATCATCATAGATCGCCTTACGAATGTAACGGTTGGTGCTGGTATGATTTGCCAGTCGTTAGAAAGCGGTCTGATCAGCGCTAAAGCTCCCGAGGAGTATAGTGAGTTTGAACTGGAGCTGAATGCGCTGGTTTGTAAGCACTTCCCGCATTGGGGAGCGAAAAAGCTTTAA
- a CDS encoding SLC13 family permease, which produces MNLDSIFVLAVFVGTIAGLIRFQNRPAFVFGCTMVLLYASGVVSTGDLISSASNQGLLTLILIMVCSLALEKTRLLRSVATKVIQKSYGGTWFRLFSLTAVTSAFLNNTAVVSTMLAPIRSNTYHPAGKLLIPLSYAAILGGTLTLVGTSTNLIVNSLVIDADLPPLSFFDFTAVGAAVVVTCGATLWLLSRFLPEQEQKSDSFKEYLIDAKVEPGSQLIGKSIEQNGLRHLESLFLVEVIRSSALITPVAPTEVLQEGDRLVFTGDITKVMQLSQFDGLSIFAGQNGLPIDNLTEVVIRPDSMLLGNTLKTSGFRALFDAGVVAIRRDGRKVSGKLGEVVLEAGDYLVLAVGNDFKSRHNITKNFILLTDLEPDSMLSGIKEILVVGGFFAALFCAATGVISLFKGMFLLLGTLVLSQSLSGREIIRRFPSDIWLIISSALLLSQALTNSGVLELLHDVQDNYLTNLTPLVALVSVYILTWILTELVTNNAAAALVFPISYNLALSLDANPMAFIMAVAFGASASFMSPYGYQTNLMVYNAGRYKITDFIKIGLPVSLVYGVVAVWGIVGVFGL; this is translated from the coding sequence ATGAATCTCGATTCTATTTTCGTTCTTGCAGTCTTCGTCGGAACTATCGCTGGGTTGATTCGTTTTCAGAATCGGCCTGCTTTTGTTTTTGGCTGCACTATGGTGTTGCTTTATGCCTCTGGCGTGGTCTCGACGGGGGATTTGATTTCCAGTGCTTCTAATCAGGGGCTGCTGACTCTGATTCTGATTATGGTGTGCTCTCTGGCACTGGAAAAGACTCGTTTGTTGCGGTCTGTAGCGACCAAGGTTATTCAGAAAAGTTATGGAGGTACTTGGTTTCGGCTGTTTAGTTTGACTGCGGTTACTTCTGCTTTTTTGAATAACACTGCGGTTGTTTCTACAATGCTTGCACCTATTCGGAGCAACACTTACCATCCAGCGGGCAAACTGCTGATCCCCCTTTCTTATGCTGCCATTCTTGGTGGTACACTAACCCTTGTTGGTACATCAACAAACCTGATTGTGAACAGTCTGGTGATTGATGCCGATCTTCCGCCTCTAAGTTTTTTTGACTTTACTGCTGTTGGTGCAGCCGTTGTTGTTACTTGTGGTGCGACACTGTGGTTGCTTAGTCGTTTTCTTCCTGAGCAGGAGCAGAAAAGTGACAGCTTTAAAGAATACCTTATCGATGCCAAGGTAGAGCCAGGATCTCAGCTTATAGGGAAAAGCATTGAGCAGAATGGGCTTCGTCACCTTGAGTCCCTCTTTTTGGTTGAGGTTATTCGCTCTTCCGCACTTATCACTCCTGTAGCACCTACCGAAGTTCTTCAGGAAGGTGATCGTCTTGTTTTCACCGGGGATATTACTAAGGTAATGCAGCTTAGCCAGTTTGATGGTCTTAGCATATTCGCTGGTCAAAATGGTTTGCCGATTGATAACCTTACTGAGGTGGTGATCAGACCCGATAGTATGTTGCTAGGTAACACATTGAAGACCAGTGGTTTTCGTGCCTTGTTTGATGCTGGTGTGGTTGCTATTCGCAGGGATGGCAGAAAGGTATCGGGTAAGTTGGGAGAGGTGGTTCTTGAAGCCGGTGATTATCTTGTCTTAGCGGTAGGTAATGACTTTAAGTCGAGACACAATATTACAAAAAACTTTATTCTGCTGACTGACCTTGAGCCTGATTCCATGCTGAGTGGTATCAAGGAAATATTGGTTGTTGGAGGTTTTTTTGCTGCCTTGTTTTGTGCTGCAACAGGAGTCATCTCTTTATTTAAAGGGATGTTTTTGTTACTAGGAACTTTAGTATTAAGTCAAAGCCTGAGTGGAAGAGAAATAATACGCCGTTTCCCAAGTGATATTTGGTTAATTATTTCCTCTGCTTTGCTTTTATCGCAGGCGTTGACTAACTCAGGCGTTCTGGAGCTTTTACATGATGTTCAGGATAATTATCTGACAAATCTGACCCCTTTGGTTGCGTTGGTTAGTGTTTATATACTTACATGGATTTTAACGGAACTCGTTACCAATAATGCAGCAGCAGCATTAGTGTTTCCTATCTCTTATAATCTTGCCTTGAGTCTGGATGCCAACCCAATGGCCTTTATTATGGCTGTAGCATTCGGGGCTAGTGCCAGCTTTATGAGCCCTTATGGATATCAAACCAACCTTATGGTTTATAATGCGGGCCGCTATAAAATCACGGACTTTATTAAGATCGGGTTGCCGGTTAGTTTGGTTTATGGTGTTGTTGCGGTTTGGGGGATTGTTGGGGTGTTTGGGTTGTAA
- the cysC gene encoding adenylyl-sulfate kinase has translation MTPYIEKQTDKEKSSDVVWHLASVSHKDRSTLNGHKSAVLWFTGLSGSGKSTVANAVDKMLHDLKCKTYVLDGDNVRHGLNGDLGFSDTDRVENIRRIGEVSKLFVDAGLLVSTAFISPFQADREMVRSLLANDEFIEVFIDTPLEICEQRDPKGLYKKARLGEIKNFTGIDSAYEAPQNPEVRILTADKSIEECAREVVDFLINNQYISG, from the coding sequence ATGACCCCATACATTGAAAAACAAACAGACAAAGAAAAATCTTCAGATGTTGTTTGGCATCTGGCTAGCGTATCACATAAAGATCGGAGTACATTAAATGGCCATAAGTCTGCGGTGCTTTGGTTCACCGGGTTGAGTGGTTCAGGTAAGTCTACGGTGGCTAATGCTGTAGATAAAATGCTGCATGATTTAAAGTGTAAAACTTATGTTCTTGACGGTGATAATGTTCGTCATGGGCTTAATGGAGACTTGGGTTTTTCTGATACGGACCGAGTAGAGAATATCAGGCGTATTGGTGAAGTATCAAAGCTTTTTGTTGATGCGGGCTTACTAGTCTCTACAGCATTTATTTCTCCTTTTCAGGCTGATCGTGAAATGGTCAGAAGCCTTCTGGCTAACGATGAATTTATTGAAGTTTTTATCGATACTCCACTGGAAATTTGTGAGCAGCGTGACCCTAAAGGGCTGTACAAAAAGGCACGTTTAGGAGAAATAAAAAATTTTACGGGGATTGATTCAGCCTATGAAGCTCCTCAGAATCCAGAAGTAAGGATTCTAACGGCAGATAAATCTATTGAAGAATGTGCCCGCGAGGTAGTCGACTTTCTGATAAATAACCAATATATCTCAGGTTAG
- a CDS encoding DHH family phosphoesterase: MNYDLFNGDADGIIALLQLRLAEPKESQLVTGVKRDIKLLSKIDASKEDKVTVLDISMLKNLPALEAVLATGAEVFYADHHQSGDIPENDNLKAHIDLDANCCTALIIDQLLDGRFHDWAITAAYGDNLIARANELAEKAGYNAEQKEQLKELGTLINYNGYGEKVEDLHYHPAELFKALLSYSSAFDVIADKDSPYYKLQGAYKEDMDKALAVKPLYESDKLRVYELPDSAASRRISGVFGNWLANNKPDSVHAVFTLNKDETYTVSLRAPLNNKKGAGEICGSFPTGGGREAAAGINALPKGLVDRFIQKVEEFY; the protein is encoded by the coding sequence TTGAATTACGATCTATTTAACGGTGATGCGGACGGCATTATCGCACTTCTTCAGTTACGTCTGGCTGAGCCTAAAGAATCCCAGCTTGTTACCGGTGTAAAGCGGGATATTAAATTACTCAGCAAAATAGACGCTTCTAAGGAAGATAAAGTTACAGTACTAGATATTTCTATGCTTAAAAACTTACCTGCACTGGAGGCAGTGTTAGCTACCGGGGCGGAGGTTTTTTATGCAGACCATCACCAGTCTGGTGATATCCCAGAAAACGATAATCTTAAAGCTCATATCGATTTAGATGCAAACTGCTGTACGGCATTAATTATCGATCAACTATTAGATGGCAGGTTCCATGACTGGGCAATCACTGCGGCCTATGGTGATAATCTGATCGCAAGAGCAAATGAACTGGCTGAAAAGGCAGGATATAATGCAGAGCAAAAAGAGCAGTTAAAAGAGCTGGGTACTTTAATCAATTATAACGGTTATGGTGAGAAGGTCGAAGACTTGCATTATCATCCTGCAGAGCTTTTTAAAGCATTGCTTAGCTACTCTTCCGCATTTGATGTCATTGCTGATAAAGATTCACCTTATTATAAGTTGCAGGGGGCATATAAAGAGGATATGGATAAGGCGCTGGCGGTTAAACCTCTATATGAAAGCGACAAACTCAGAGTGTATGAATTGCCTGATAGTGCAGCATCACGTCGCATTAGTGGGGTTTTTGGTAACTGGCTTGCAAATAATAAACCTGACTCTGTTCATGCTGTGTTTACCCTGAACAAAGATGAAACCTATACAGTGTCACTTCGTGCTCCTCTGAATAATAAGAAAGGGGCCGGGGAAATTTGTGGAAGCTTCCCTACAGGAGGTGGGCGAGAGGCCGCTGC